A single genomic interval of Armigeres subalbatus isolate Guangzhou_Male chromosome 1, GZ_Asu_2, whole genome shotgun sequence harbors:
- the LOC134206407 gene encoding uncharacterized protein LOC134206407 gives ESSKDSEGNPLRIPKGIESSQDSEGNPPRIPKGILPG, from the exons gaatcctctaaggattccgaagggaatcctctcaggattccgaagggaatc gaatcctcccaggattccgaagggaatcctcccaggattccgaagggaatcctcccagga